One stretch of Glycine soja cultivar W05 chromosome 7, ASM419377v2, whole genome shotgun sequence DNA includes these proteins:
- the LOC114420514 gene encoding uncharacterized protein LOC114420514, whose product MAEYEACALGIRATINFRVKLLKVYRDLALVIHQLKGEWETRDQKLIPYQAYIKELMELFDDISFHHIPREENQVADALATMSSMFKIGFHRDLSCIDIKCHIKPAHCCLIEEEEDGKPWNFYIKRYIKDNEYLPEASDNDKRTLQRLAASFLLSGDVLYKRNHDMVLLRCVNANKAEQILLEVHEGSFGTHANGHAMDRKILRVGYY is encoded by the coding sequence ATGGcggagtacgaagcatgcgccctagGGATCCGAGCAACAATCAACTTTAGGGTCAAGTTGCTCAAAGTGTACAGAGATTTggcattggtaatccatcagttGAAAGGTGAATGGGAGACCAGAGACCAGAAGTTGATACCTTATCAAGCTTACATCAAGGAATTGATGGAACTCTTTGATGATATATCATTTCACCATATTCCTAGAGAGGAAAACCAAGTGGCTGATGCTCTTGCCACTATGTCGTCCATGTTCAAAATAGGCTTTCACAGAGACTTGTCGTGCATAGACATCAAATGCCACATTAAGCCTGCACATTGTTGTTtgatagaagaagaagaggatggTAAGCCTTGGAATTTCTATATCAAACGATACATCAAGGACAATGAATACCTGCCCGAGGCCtctgacaatgacaagaggACATTAcagaggttggcagccagtttcctCCTGAGTGGGGATGtcctatataaaagaaaccatgatATGGTACTGCTTCGGTGTGTGAATGCAAATAAGGCTGAGCAGATACTATTGGAGGTGCATGAAGGATCCTTTGGCActcatgccaatgggcatgccatGGACCGAAAGATTCTGAGAGTCGGGTATTACTAG